GCAGCGGCCGTCCTGGGGTTATCAGCGGCTGCTGGGTGCGCGCCTCGGCAAAGTCGATGCGGCACTGGATATTCAGACCGGCGGCGGCGAAGTGCTCGCCGGTGCGGGGCAGATCCCGCGGCTGCTGGTGGCCACCGAATCCTGGCCGCCGAATGTCGCCAAGGCCACCCAGCTGCTGCACCCACTGGGCATCACGCTGGTGGCGGACCCGGACGAACCGCCGTTGCCGTTCGGCGACAACGCCTTTGACCTCGTGACGAGCCGACATCCGGTCACCGTGTGGTGGCGCGAGATCGCGCGGGTGCTGCGCCCGTCCGGTACCTATCTGGCGCAACATGTCGGCGATGCAAGCGTTTTCGAACTGGTCGAGTATTTCATCGGGCCGCAGAGTGAAGAAATTCGGCGGCGGCGAAATCCGGCGGACGATCGCGCCGCGGCCGAAGCGGCGGGATTGGAAGTCGTCGATCTGCGCTACGAACGGTTGCGCGTCGAGTTCCACGATATCGGCGCGGTGGTCTACTTCCTCCGGAAGGTGCCGTGGATGGTGCCCGACTTCACCGTCGAGGGATACCGTGATCGACTCGTGACGATGCACGGCGAGATCGAAGAGAATGGACCGTTCGTCGCCCATTCGACCCGATTCCTAATCGAGGCCCGTAAACCCTGACACCGCGCCACACCCCGTACTACCTGGGCATTTGCCTAGGATCGCCGGTGCGACGTGCTTTTTTCACTTACCCTTTCGGAATTGCCATCCGCTCGCTATCGTGGGGAACGTTAGGCGAATAACAATCCCCGGAAAGGACCGAGTGGAGATGACTGAAAAGTCGAAGAAAGCGCCTAAGAAAATGCCGAGGCAGATGGATCGGCAGCAGCAGCAACAGCGCCAGGATCAGAACCAGAACCAAGGTATGAACCGAGGCGGCGCAAATTCCGAAGGCCAGCGCATGCCGAACCAGCGCCAGTCGGACAACGACCGGCGTGACGATGATCAGCGCAGGATGGGCCACAACTAACTGATCCACACCGCGTGCCGCCGGTTCACTGTGGAACCGGCGGCCGCGGTTGTGCGCGTTCACCCCGTGGGTTACCCGCACCCTGCGTGAAACGCTGGTGAGCCAGACATTCCGTTCGCGCAGGGCTTGTTTCCCGCGGGCACCGAGCAGCAGCCACGCAACACCGAGCTGGGTTACGAAGCCGCGGCATGGGAAGCGGAATTCGTTGCGGAGTAAGCGAACCGGTGCTTACCCCGGAGGTAATTGTCCGGCCGCACCGGGCCTCCTACGGTCGAGGTGGCGTCCCGATCCTGCGACGCCACCGAACAAGGGAACCGCTCATGCCCGCCTATGGCTTCGCCCATCTGCGTGTGCGCACGCCGCACGCCGACATCCTCGAATACCTGGAACGCATCCAGGACACCCTCGATCCGTTCCACGGCCGCTTCGTGATTCACGGCCCGCCTGCCGAGATCGTGGAGGGGAGCTGGCCCGGATCCATGGTGCTGCTCGAATTCCCGGATCTGGACACGGCACGGCAGTGGTACCGCTCCCCCGCGTATCAGGCGATCATGCCGCTGCGCACCGACCACATCGAGGGCGATCTGCTGTTGATCGAGGGCGTCGGGCCGGACTACGACCCGCGCGAGCGCGCGGCGAAACTGCGCGCGGGCGCCTCGGCGGCCTGAGCCCGGCGCAGCGTTTTCGGCGCCGGCGCCCGGCGCGCAGCCGACTTTTCCCGGCTGTTCCGTTTCCGATACCGTTGACCAGGGACAACCTGGTGACATGCGGTAAAGGACGGGCTTGATGGACGACAGTTCTCTGATCTGGGACGACGGTGCGCTGGTCACCATCGACCAGCGTGGACTGCCGCACGAAGTCCGGGAACTGCGCCTGCGCACGGTCGACGAGGTGATCGACGCCATCCGGGTGCTGGCGATCCGCGGGGCCCCGGCCATCGGCATCGCGGGCGCGTTCGGCGTGGTCCTCGCCACCGCCGCGCACACCGTCGACGGCGTGGTCGACACCGCCGCGGTGCACGCCGACGCCGACCGCATCGCGGCCGCACGGCCGACCGCGGTGAATCTCGCGTGGGCGGTGCGGCGGGTGCGCGCCGAGGTCGAGCGGGGCGCGGACGCCGTGCTGGCCGCGACCCTCGACCTGCTCGCCGAAGACGGCCGGGTCAACCGCGCGGCGGCGACGCACGCTGCGGACCTGGTGCAGCGACTCTGTGCGGACCGACCGCTGCGGCTGCTCACCCACTGCAACACCGGACGACTCGCGACCAGCGCGTTCGGCACGGCGATCGGCGCGCTGCGGGTGCTCGCCGAGCGCGGCGCGGTGGCGGACGTCCTGGTCGACGAGACCCGCCCGCTGCTGCAGGGCGCCCGGCTCACCGCGTGGGAACTGGCCGAAGCGGGCATCCCGCACCGGCTGACCATCGACGCCGCGGCCGCCTGGGCGATGGCGACCGGACAGGTCGACTGCGTACTCGTCGGTGCCGACCGCGTCACCGCCAACGGCGATGTCGCGAACAAGATCGGCACGTACCCGCTCGCGCTGGCCGCGCGCCACCACGGCATTCCATTCATCGTGGTCGCGCCGGAATCGACCAGGGATCCGAACACGGTCACCGGCCGCGACATCGTGGTGGAGGAACGCGCGGCCGACGAGGTCACCGGATTCGGCGGTGTGGCAACGGCTCCCGCCGGCACCGCGGTGTTCAATCCGGCCTTCGA
This genomic stretch from Nocardia brasiliensis ATCC 700358 harbors:
- a CDS encoding bifunctional S-methyl-5-thioribose-1-phosphate isomerase/methylthioribulose 1-phosphate dehydratase is translated as MDDSSLIWDDGALVTIDQRGLPHEVRELRLRTVDEVIDAIRVLAIRGAPAIGIAGAFGVVLATAAHTVDGVVDTAAVHADADRIAAARPTAVNLAWAVRRVRAEVERGADAVLAATLDLLAEDGRVNRAAATHAADLVQRLCADRPLRLLTHCNTGRLATSAFGTAIGALRVLAERGAVADVLVDETRPLLQGARLTAWELAEAGIPHRLTIDAAAAWAMATGQVDCVLVGADRVTANGDVANKIGTYPLALAARHHGIPFIVVAPESTRDPNTVTGRDIVVEERAADEVTGFGGVATAPAGTAVFNPAFDVTPGDLVTAVVTELGVVHRGAGLPPLPGKEIAGIARGLYQRGWMPGTAGNISVRTGDTAVITGSGLSKGELTERDMVTVRVVDSAPVTDHGRKPSAETAIHTAVYRATAARAVVHIHPPHATALATRPGALDAVTTMRITDYELIKGLGGTDPAAIDIPVYPNWTDVPRIGADIERYLIDHPDAPPILFIAGHGITAWGDNLSQARDRAECLEALCELVSRTARTQAFGERADPLEIGLT
- a CDS encoding DUF1330 domain-containing protein, producing MPAYGFAHLRVRTPHADILEYLERIQDTLDPFHGRFVIHGPPAEIVEGSWPGSMVLLEFPDLDTARQWYRSPAYQAIMPLRTDHIEGDLLLIEGVGPDYDPRERAAKLRAGASAA
- a CDS encoding class I SAM-dependent methyltransferase, with protein sequence MKRSFEDLVAEASTVSVAGWDFGWLDGRATEQRPSWGYQRLLGARLGKVDAALDIQTGGGEVLAGAGQIPRLLVATESWPPNVAKATQLLHPLGITLVADPDEPPLPFGDNAFDLVTSRHPVTVWWREIARVLRPSGTYLAQHVGDASVFELVEYFIGPQSEEIRRRRNPADDRAAAEAAGLEVVDLRYERLRVEFHDIGAVVYFLRKVPWMVPDFTVEGYRDRLVTMHGEIEENGPFVAHSTRFLIEARKP